CTCAAGTTTTCATCAATACCTATCTTTGTTTCTGCCATAGCTTTGTTGATTGCATTGGTAATTTTAGCTGAGTTAAACTTAACTAATCTGCCATCTCGTTTTATCACGTGTATCATAAAACTCCTCCTTGCTAATGTGTAAAATAGCAACAAAAAGCACCAAATAAACTACATATGGTACTTCTTTTTGTTAATATATACTAAATATTGTAGCACCAGTAATGCTTAAAGTCAAAATACATATCACCACTGTAGCTCTTTTTTAGCCCATTTTTTATATGTTATTTAGAAATATATATGTTTATCTTACTTTCTTACTTAATATAAAAATTCCTCTGATGCTATGACATCTACTCATAGTGCACTCAATTTAAAAGCTTAAGCTTTTAAATTTCAAGTGCTTAAAATATCACAGGCCTTCTAATTTTTTAAAAGCTTTCAATAATTAAGAAATCTATACTTTTCTAAGCAATCAAAAAGGCAGCACAGCTGCCTTTTTGAACCTAATTTCTTTTCATTATTATATTAGTAATTTCTTTTATAGTATCTTTAATGTACTCTCCCTTACGGTACTTACGTTTTGCCACAATAATCTCTACCTGATTTCCCTTGTTTACAATTTCTTTAACTATCTTTGGAGTTTCAATAAATACTCCTATTTCTTCAAATCTATCATTTAGTACAACAAAGGTTGGGATTTTATGTTTTCCACTTATTTTGTAATTATCCATGTAATTTTCATTACCTTCTCTAGGTAAAATACTGAATGTGATGTTTGGATTAATATCATTTAATTTTTTTATAGCGGGTAAATTGATAATACAGTCGGGACACCATAATTCTGCAAAGGCCAGTAGATATATTGGCTTATCTATTGACTGAATTTTACTAATCAATTCTTCGTCAAGTTCAATTCCATTATATACTTCTAGTAACTTCTCTATATTCGCATCTTGACCATTAGGAGCGAATACTTCGAAAGACATGCCTGATTCAAATAATTGTTGAAATATCATTTTCATACCCC
This DNA window, taken from Alkaliphilus flagellatus, encodes the following:
- a CDS encoding thioredoxin family protein, whose amino-acid sequence is MIFQQLFESGMSFEVFAPNGQDANIEKLLEVYNGIELDEELISKIQSIDKPIYLLAFAELWCPDCIINLPAIKKLNDINPNITFSILPREGNENYMDNYKISGKHKIPTFVVLNDRFEEIGVFIETPKIVKEIVNKGNQVEIIVAKRKYRKGEYIKDTIKEITNIIMKRN